The following proteins come from a genomic window of archaeon BMS3Bbin15:
- a CDS encoding 50S ribosomal protein L37e: MSKGTPSMGKRNKRLHIRCRRCGRNSFHAKKKVCAACGFGNSKRIRRFAWQNKKVNKQRLV, encoded by the coding sequence ATGAGTAAAGGTACGCCATCGATGGGCAAGAGAAACAAGAGACTTCATATCCGCTGCAGGAGATGCGGTAGGAATTCCTTCCACGCGAAAAAGAAAGTATGTGCAGCCTGTGGTTTTGGAAACAGCAAGAGAATAAGGAGATTTGCCTGGCAGAATAAAAAAGTTAATAAACAGAGGCTTGTATAG
- the glyA gene encoding serine hydroxymethyltransferase, whose protein sequence is MNRDSAFRVREILEEHHRWFSESLPMIASENITSLLVREVCASDFSHRYAEGPPGRRFYQGCKYIDEIEFLTIDLAKKLFEAEYANVQPISGTIANLACFDSIAKPGDTMISLNVPHGGHISHSEISAAGVRGLKVKTFPFDVDEMNIDIDRAEKKIREIKPKIVLFGASIFLFPHPVKELYDACRESGATIMYDAAHVLGLIAGKKFQQPFKEGVDVMSASRHKTFPGPQGGVILAKEKFGKKISKAVFPGLVSNHHLHHMAGFAVALSEMLEYGEAYASQIVRNSKALAQALYDSGFKVLCEHKGFTESHQVVVDISDNGGGTWVAENLEKANIILNKNLLPWDDINNSANPSGIRLGTQELTRLGMKEGDMQDIAKLIKKVVIDRQTPERVKKEVGELRKEFNKVHYSFDGKADAYSYIRFF, encoded by the coding sequence ATGAACAGAGACAGTGCTTTCAGAGTAAGAGAGATTTTGGAAGAACATCACAGATGGTTTTCAGAGAGTTTGCCAATGATTGCCAGTGAGAATATTACCTCTCTTCTGGTAAGAGAAGTGTGTGCCAGCGACTTTTCTCATAGATATGCAGAGGGACCGCCTGGCAGACGCTTCTATCAGGGATGTAAATATATAGATGAAATTGAATTTCTCACAATTGACCTTGCAAAGAAGCTTTTTGAGGCAGAATATGCCAATGTTCAGCCAATTTCTGGCACTATAGCTAATCTGGCCTGTTTTGATTCTATTGCAAAACCAGGAGATACCATGATATCCCTTAATGTACCTCATGGTGGTCATATATCACATTCTGAAATAAGTGCCGCTGGTGTTAGAGGCTTAAAAGTGAAAACTTTTCCATTTGATGTAGATGAGATGAATATAGATATTGACAGGGCTGAAAAGAAGATAAGAGAGATTAAACCGAAAATAGTTCTTTTCGGTGCAAGTATATTTTTATTCCCTCACCCTGTTAAGGAACTATATGATGCCTGCAGGGAGAGCGGAGCAACAATAATGTATGATGCTGCCCATGTTCTGGGTCTGATTGCAGGTAAGAAATTCCAGCAGCCCTTTAAAGAGGGTGTGGATGTTATGTCAGCTTCGAGACACAAGACCTTCCCGGGACCTCAGGGTGGCGTAATTCTGGCAAAGGAAAAGTTTGGGAAGAAGATTTCAAAGGCAGTTTTCCCCGGTCTTGTGAGTAACCACCATCTTCACCACATGGCAGGCTTTGCCGTGGCTTTATCGGAAATGCTTGAATATGGAGAAGCCTATGCCAGTCAGATAGTCAGAAATTCCAAAGCTCTTGCCCAGGCTCTTTACGACTCTGGTTTCAAAGTCCTCTGTGAACATAAAGGTTTTACTGAGAGTCATCAGGTGGTTGTGGACATTTCTGATAATGGTGGAGGCACATGGGTTGCTGAAAATCTTGAAAAAGCAAATATAATACTCAACAAAAACCTTTTACCCTGGGATGATATAAACAACAGTGCGAATCCAAGTGGTATAAGACTCGGTACACAGGAATTGACAAGACTTGGAATGAAAGAGGGTGACATGCAGGACATCGCAAAATTAATAAAGAAGGTTGTCATAGATAGGCAGACACCCGAAAGAGTTAAAAAGGAAGTTGGAGAACTAAGGAAAGAGTTTAATAAAGTTCACTACAGCTTTGATGGAAAAGCTGATGCTTACAGTTATATAAGATTCTTTTAG
- the purF gene encoding amidophosphoribosyltransferase precursor — MKDKCGVVGVCFKDNLKKASYSIYYSLLSLQHRGQESTGIVTRKKSDFFYEKGMGLVNEIFTFDSLDSLDGNAGIGHVRYSTMGASQIENAQPFVVRHSSGTLAIGHNGNIVNAEELRHALKASGSIFVSTSDTEIIAHLIIREHLKGKDFVESIAEVMKKLVGSYSLVILTDDAIYAVRDPLGIRPLVLGNLDGKGYIVASETVALDVVGARYVKNIKPGEILEINSHCSLNSHRVIKLPKKAYCMFEYVYFARPDSVLNDIPVYKVREKIGEFIGLNDDIEADVVSPIPDSAIPSALGYSRASKIPYRETLIRNRYVGRTFILPEQKARELAVKLKLNPIAGEVKGKKIVLFDDSIVRGTTSSRIIKLLKGAGAKEVHMRVGCPPIKSRCNLGINMPTNEELIANNKTVEEIREEIGADSLSYLSIENLIEAIGMEDSNLCTGCLTGKYPIDISKYEQVKLPVYIKK, encoded by the coding sequence TTGAAAGATAAATGTGGTGTAGTAGGGGTATGCTTTAAGGATAACCTTAAGAAAGCTTCTTATTCAATATACTATTCCTTATTATCTCTTCAACACCGTGGTCAGGAGTCAACTGGCATAGTAACACGAAAAAAGAGTGATTTTTTTTATGAGAAAGGCATGGGCCTTGTGAATGAAATATTCACTTTTGATTCTCTTGATTCTCTTGATGGGAATGCAGGTATAGGGCATGTACGGTACTCAACCATGGGAGCATCACAAATAGAGAATGCTCAGCCTTTTGTTGTCCGTCATTCCAGCGGTACTCTTGCTATAGGCCATAATGGCAATATTGTGAATGCTGAAGAACTCAGGCATGCCCTTAAAGCCAGTGGCTCGATTTTTGTCTCAACAAGCGATACAGAGATTATTGCCCATCTTATAATCAGAGAGCATCTAAAGGGGAAGGATTTTGTTGAGAGTATTGCGGAGGTTATGAAGAAACTTGTGGGTTCTTACTCTCTTGTTATTCTTACTGACGATGCAATCTATGCTGTGAGGGACCCTCTCGGAATAAGACCTCTTGTACTTGGCAATCTTGATGGGAAGGGCTATATTGTTGCTTCTGAGACTGTCGCTCTGGATGTGGTTGGGGCCAGGTATGTGAAGAATATCAAGCCAGGTGAAATTCTTGAAATAAATAGTCATTGCAGTTTGAATTCTCACAGGGTTATAAAACTTCCGAAAAAGGCTTATTGCATGTTTGAGTATGTTTATTTTGCAAGGCCCGATTCGGTTCTCAATGATATTCCTGTTTACAAAGTCAGAGAGAAGATAGGCGAGTTTATTGGTTTGAATGATGATATTGAGGCAGATGTTGTATCACCTATTCCTGACTCTGCCATACCATCTGCTCTGGGCTATTCCAGAGCTTCAAAAATACCTTACAGAGAAACGCTTATAAGAAACCGTTATGTCGGAAGAACTTTTATTCTGCCTGAGCAGAAGGCAAGGGAGCTTGCTGTCAAGCTCAAGCTGAATCCTATTGCAGGGGAGGTAAAGGGGAAAAAAATTGTTCTCTTTGACGATAGTATAGTCAGAGGGACAACTTCAAGCAGGATTATAAAACTTTTGAAGGGAGCCGGGGCAAAGGAAGTTCATATGCGTGTTGGCTGCCCGCCCATAAAATCAAGATGCAACCTTGGTATAAACATGCCCACCAATGAGGAGTTAATAGCCAACAATAAGACAGTTGAGGAGATAAGAGAAGAGATCGGTGCAGATTCTCTCAGTTATCTTTCTATTGAAAATCTTATTGAAGCTATTGGCATGGAGGATAGCAATCTCTGTACAGGGTGCCTGACAGGTAAATATCCGATTGATATTTCCAAGTATGAACAGGTAAAGCTTCCAGTATATATCAAAAAATAA
- a CDS encoding phosphoribosyl-AMP cyclohydrolase, giving the protein MNEFIDRVKFRVNMAGEALAIAVVQDYRTLEVLMVAFMNRNALEKTLETEKMTYFSTSRKKIWIKGETSGNFQKVKEVKIDCDGDALLFKVEQKRAACHKGYYSCFFRTYDNEKVKLTGERIFDAKKVYGDKNDSNCT; this is encoded by the coding sequence ATGAATGAATTTATAGACAGAGTTAAATTCAGAGTTAATATGGCGGGTGAAGCTCTGGCTATTGCAGTCGTTCAGGATTACAGAACTCTGGAAGTTCTCATGGTGGCCTTCATGAACAGAAATGCCCTTGAAAAAACACTTGAAACAGAAAAAATGACTTATTTCTCAACATCAAGAAAAAAAATATGGATTAAAGGAGAAACCTCTGGCAACTTTCAGAAGGTTAAAGAGGTTAAAATAGACTGTGACGGTGATGCTCTTCTCTTTAAAGTGGAACAGAAGAGAGCAGCCTGCCATAAGGGATATTACTCCTGTTTCTTCAGAACCTATGACAATGAAAAGGTTAAACTGACAGGTGAAAGAATTTTCGATGCTAAAAAAGTTTATGGAGATAAAAATGACAGTAATTGTACCTGA
- a CDS encoding type II/IV secretion system protein translates to MTVIVPDTSIIVDGRLSWLVESGEYESPRLLIPEAAVAEIEHMANQGRASGFTGLEELKKLRKMCSEGLVDIEFFGRRPETDEIHDIDAIIRESAPEVNGILVTGDKVQASIAKAKGIDVILLRPILEENRIPRIYDYFDENTMSVHLKEKVVPLAKRGKPGDFKLVKISETPLTYRDISTMAREIIEFAKQDSDSFIEIERQGATVVQLRQIRIAIARPPFSDGYEITAVTAVAEVTLEDYSLSQELIERLRSRAEGVLVAGPPGAGKSTFSQALAEFYREQGKIVKTMESPRDLIVSDEITQYAPLEGDMEKTADILLLVRPDYTIYDEVRKTRDFRIFADMRLAGVGMVGVTHATKAIDAVQRMIGRVELGMIPQIADTIIFIKDGQVDTVYKVKLSVKVPSGMIEADLARPMIEVKNFESDTTEYEIYTFGEETVVMPVTELELEQKTTTPVEKLAREKVIQEIKKSLPKAEFDAEFKGNTCILWVEERYLPKIIGRKGKNIDLLEKKLGIRIDVRNLNKISRKDETKDRLDVEIVETKNYLTLVFNKAHAGKMVKVYGNDKYFFTATISRKGEIKIGKKTELGEAVKKTIESEGEIYAQEV, encoded by the coding sequence ATGACAGTAATTGTACCTGATACTTCTATAATTGTAGATGGCAGGCTATCATGGCTTGTTGAAAGTGGCGAGTATGAAAGTCCCAGATTGTTAATACCTGAGGCTGCTGTAGCTGAGATAGAGCACATGGCAAATCAGGGCAGAGCCTCCGGCTTCACGGGCCTGGAAGAGCTGAAGAAGCTCAGAAAGATGTGTTCGGAGGGGCTTGTTGATATCGAATTTTTTGGCAGGAGACCAGAAACGGATGAAATCCATGATATCGATGCTATTATAAGGGAGTCTGCTCCGGAAGTCAATGGCATTCTTGTAACCGGTGATAAAGTTCAGGCTTCCATAGCAAAGGCTAAAGGTATTGATGTTATTCTACTCAGACCCATTCTGGAAGAAAATAGAATACCGAGAATTTATGACTACTTTGACGAGAACACAATGAGTGTTCATCTCAAGGAAAAAGTTGTTCCTCTTGCCAAGAGAGGTAAGCCAGGGGATTTCAAGCTTGTGAAAATAAGCGAAACTCCCCTGACATATAGAGATATCTCAACCATGGCAAGGGAGATAATAGAGTTTGCAAAGCAGGATAGTGATAGTTTTATTGAGATTGAAAGACAGGGTGCCACTGTCGTTCAGTTGAGGCAGATTAGAATAGCAATTGCAAGGCCTCCATTCAGCGACGGATATGAAATAACTGCAGTAACAGCAGTTGCAGAGGTGACTCTGGAAGACTACAGTCTGAGTCAGGAACTTATAGAGAGGCTTCGCTCCAGAGCCGAAGGTGTTCTTGTGGCTGGACCTCCAGGTGCAGGAAAGAGTACCTTCTCTCAGGCTCTTGCCGAGTTCTACAGAGAACAGGGAAAAATAGTCAAGACAATGGAATCACCACGAGATTTAATTGTAAGTGATGAAATAACCCAGTATGCTCCTCTTGAAGGAGACATGGAGAAGACAGCAGATATACTCCTTCTTGTAAGACCTGATTATACAATATATGATGAAGTTCGTAAAACCCGTGACTTCAGAATTTTTGCTGATATGCGCCTTGCTGGTGTGGGAATGGTGGGAGTTACACATGCCACAAAAGCTATAGACGCTGTGCAGAGGATGATAGGCAGGGTAGAACTTGGAATGATTCCCCAGATTGCAGATACAATAATATTCATAAAAGATGGTCAGGTGGACACAGTTTATAAGGTAAAGCTCAGTGTTAAGGTACCCTCCGGAATGATTGAGGCTGATTTAGCCAGACCTATGATTGAAGTTAAAAACTTTGAGAGCGATACCACCGAATATGAGATATATACCTTCGGGGAGGAAACTGTTGTTATGCCTGTAACCGAACTGGAACTGGAACAGAAAACAACAACACCTGTTGAGAAGCTTGCCAGAGAAAAGGTAATTCAGGAGATAAAGAAAAGTCTGCCAAAAGCAGAATTTGATGCTGAGTTTAAAGGAAACACATGTATTCTCTGGGTGGAAGAGCGCTACCTTCCCAAGATAATAGGTAGAAAAGGAAAAAATATAGATTTGCTGGAGAAAAAGCTTGGAATAAGAATAGATGTCAGAAATCTTAACAAGATTTCCAGGAAAGACGAAACAAAAGACAGACTGGATGTCGAGATAGTAGAAACTAAGAATTATTTGACTCTTGTCTTCAACAAGGCCCATGCTGGAAAGATGGTCAAAGTATATGGGAATGATAAATATTTCTTCACAGCCACAATCTCAAGAAAAGGAGAGATAAAAATAGGCAAGAAAACCGAACTGGGTGAAGCTGTTAAAAAGACTATTGAATCAGAAGGAGAGATTTATGCACAGGAAGTTTGA